The genomic interval CAAAAGTAACCATTTGCCACGTCCCACGGTCCCATTTCTTTTCAATCACACTTGACAACTCGTTGTCGGTACGTACTACAGTCCCGACTCCCAAGTCATTTTtcgctttcttttttctttttggataaCGATGATTTTCCATTTTTCCTTGTCTAGATAGAAACTTTTACTTTTCCGAAACTTATGACGCCCACTATCAcctccaaataaaaatttattattttttatcttttttttaaaaattatttaatattcaattcttatatctttattattatttataaaatatctaaaattacttTATTAACTAAACACgtaactttaaatttaatttattttaaagataaaatgaaataaaaataaaataaaataaaataaaatattattagaatatatatttttaatattatttttattttaaaatttaaaataataaattatttattttattttatataaaaatttaaaataattataataataaaataaaataaaataaattaaaaacaatacctaaatctttcttttttactcATGGAGTACTCCAATGTTTACTTTATACACTGATCTTATcatcaaaaccaaacaaaagtTATGGTCCCATCggtccctccctccctccctctcattTCTATAAATGGGGAGAGCCACACTACAGACTCAATATCCTTCACTCAATAGAGTTATCTTCCAATTAAAGAGTCTTTCCCAAGTGCATTGTCCGATTCTCTAAGTTGTTAAGGAAAATGGCTTCCTCCaaggtttttcttcttctcggTCTCGCCTTTGCTGTTGTTCTCCTGGTCTCAGCTCGTGAGCTCGCTGAGACTACTCAAACCCGTGAGTTTCTTACTTCCCTAGGGtattaatacacacacacatacacacctGTGTACGTATGTGTGTTATGTTTTTCAGTTGAAATGCTTTTCTTGTTCGCAATCCTCGGTAAGGCTCATCTCTAAGCCTTCATGAAAAGTATAACGcaatttaaaatttagagagaTGCTTAAATTTAATCATGTAATCATTGTGTAGAATTAACTAAGACTTTGAACCTAGCTACGATATATCCATCATCTTCTAACTTCAACATGATCACAAGTATTAATTATCACCTTATTATAAATTAGCCATGTTTGTAATAAACATGATTTAAACGATCTATTTTGCAGAGGAGGCTGTACAAACTGACTCTGTGGAGGAGGCCAAGTATGGTGGCCACGGGTACGGCCACGGCTACGGACACGGCTACGGACACGGCCACGGTCACGGACACGGACACGGTAAACCAGGTCATGGTGGTCACCCAGGACATGGTGCTGCTGGCGAAACTGAAAACGACCAAAACTAGACAAACCCCTTATATATGGTGTCTGCATGGATGTGTTAAGTAATAAGATGTACTAGTAATATATCTAAGCTTGTATGCCAATAAGGTCGCCGGATGTCTGTAGGTCATGTATAAGCTTTATCTTTGTACTTTTGTCGTATTTCCTTCTGCTTTTTATTGTTAATCGTAACGTGCTTAATCCTAAATCTTGGTGTCAGAATGTCTTGTTCTTCTTCGTCCCTATCATTTCGATTGCCATTTGATTCTCTCGATGGCTGgctgattttcctttttcacttttctttttattattaaaaaacagatttaaaaaaaaaaaaaaaagggatataCCCAGATATTGTTAAATTAGTGCAAAATATGAGGAAACTTTCCCGGTTGAAATTTTTGAGACCCAAGACTACTATTGTGGTCGCATGTCCCGAGTCCGAATAATACCCCTCACCACGAGTAGTAAGtacacaaaataatatttaatccTTTTTCACATTATCAGTGTTGCACAGGATCACACTACAACAGATCAGGTCTTCGTCTTAAAAGATTGggttttctttccaaaatatattttgagatgaaaataagaCATTTCTTTCAAGATCATCCCAGTATCAGTCTCAAGACGTACAGTTTattctcctatatatatatatatatatatatatatatatatatatatataatacactagtAACTCATAAAACTAGATAGGAATCCAATAAACAAAGCACCTCCATCAATAGGAAGCCAATTAAACTCCTATATAAATTATAGGACTTGCGAACCAAACATTTGACGGTAGATTTGGAGAGAcgagaattttgaattttagataaaagtttaaaatattattattttgagatttaaaaaaattatattaaaacttgaagatgttaaattatttattatattttatataaaaatataaaaaaattataataataaaatgagataaaaattttatattttatcgtTGTCTCAAAATAACAGGAGGACTTCTAAAGCTAGCTGGCCTTCATGAGTAAGGGGTTCATCTGTAACATTTTTTCCCAAGTCAAGATTGTACGTCGTTATCCTCAACTGCAAATTAGTTGGAAGAATATATTGCATCTTATTAAAACATCATACGATCAAAATCCTTGGAATCCGCGTAGCTCGAGAGGTTTGAGAAACATGAATCATATCATGTGTGGATTAACAGCAGGCCTGTCCCTCATATTCCTCAATGTCCACATATATTATTTCGTCTCAATTAAAACAAAGATCTTAATCAATTTGTTCCATCTTATTTCTATGATGATCTCCAGTACCAGAATGAGGCTCTTCGCCAgtactaatatttttatctggaaattagttttaaaagaaaGACGTTCGTAGAATAGGTTTCATGTTGTTGCATGTCTAGATTCGAGTACAAAATATTCGGGAGGTCATGATGATATATTGTGCAAGCTTCATAGAGACGTGCTAAAAACATGATTAACGCGCGAATTACATGCAACAAATGAAAGGTACTGGTACTGGTACTGGTACTGCATGCATGAATAAGCTTGTATTGTATTGGATGTAAAGTTCTCTCGTATTGATCTCAACCATGGCACGCGGTAGGTTTAAGATCGATTATTTGTCTCCCCCCGCCCCTCCCTTAAAAAATTAAGGGTTTTAAATCTGA from Juglans regia cultivar Chandler chromosome 2, Walnut 2.0, whole genome shotgun sequence carries:
- the LOC108984723 gene encoding cold and drought-regulated protein CORA-like, translating into MASSKVFLLLGLAFAVVLLVSARELAETTQTQEAVQTDSVEEAKYGGHGYGHGYGHGYGHGHGHGHGHGKPGHGGHPGHGAAGETENDQN